A section of the Paenibacillus aurantius genome encodes:
- a CDS encoding carbohydrate ABC transporter permease, whose translation MVTRRTWSLSNALIHLLLLFLAVVTVLPFYNVLITSFADPASVAKQQFYLLPTSFSVSSYQMLLNGSYVGKALANSVLITVLGTLVNMLVTSCGAYALSKKGMPGRGVMMTAIVFTMLFGGGLIPYYLLIKSLHMVNTYSVMILPVAVHTFFLIIMINHFRSIPPELEESAKIDGANDIFILFRVVLPISKPTLAAITLFYAVARWNEWYLAMLFVNDSKKYPMQLFLRNMLIDVTKSRRDDMGADMVAQLSQIYPDGLKMASVIVTMLPIMLVYPYLQKYFSAGVTLGAVKE comes from the coding sequence ATGGTAACCAGGAGAACATGGAGTCTGTCGAACGCGCTCATCCATCTGCTGCTCTTGTTTCTTGCCGTCGTGACGGTGCTTCCGTTCTACAACGTGCTGATCACCTCCTTTGCCGATCCGGCATCGGTAGCCAAGCAGCAATTTTATTTGCTTCCCACCAGCTTCAGCGTGAGTTCCTACCAAATGCTTCTTAACGGCAGCTACGTCGGAAAGGCATTGGCCAACTCGGTTCTGATTACCGTCCTTGGTACATTGGTCAATATGCTGGTTACTTCATGCGGGGCCTATGCGCTCTCGAAGAAAGGAATGCCCGGCCGGGGGGTGATGATGACGGCGATCGTGTTCACGATGCTGTTCGGCGGAGGACTGATCCCGTACTATCTCTTGATCAAAAGCTTGCATATGGTCAATACCTACAGCGTCATGATCCTGCCGGTGGCGGTCCATACGTTCTTCCTGATCATCATGATCAATCATTTCCGCTCCATCCCCCCGGAGCTTGAGGAGTCGGCCAAAATCGACGGAGCCAATGACATTTTCATTTTGTTCCGGGTCGTGCTGCCCATCTCCAAGCCGACGCTTGCCGCGATTACGCTGTTCTATGCGGTGGCCCGCTGGAACGAGTGGTACTTGGCCATGCTTTTCGTAAACGATTCGAAGAAGTATCCCATGCAGCTGTTCTTGCGCAACATGCTGATCGACGTAACCAAATCAAGAAGAGACGACATGGGCGCCGATATGGTGGCGCAGCTCAGCCAGATTTATCCCGACGGGCTCAAGATGGCCAGCGTCATCGTGACGATGCTCCCGATCATGCTTGTCTACCCTTACCTGCAAAAGTATTTTTCAGCCGGCGTAACGCTCGGTGCCGTTAAGGAATGA
- a CDS encoding DUF6528 family protein, translated as MKGEILVYRKWNKWSIPMVTAILLGASGCGGPIATGKSGMKEYAIAVTDQGSDQIKVFDPKKADWNAKNALQWSWAPTAANGFDGLLSAWGLPTDAKVRKNDKWGGEWMVVTDSKGLAAVIPYPKSDRMKWALDVGGNPHSAELLPNGNIAVAASTGGWVRVYASSQGPAAKQYTEYGLSSAHAVLWDPGMEGLWTAGKDYLVALQVEGTDAEPVIKEKLKIELPTKNAHAVEPVYGDPDKLWVVTGSKVYQYSKSNREFKLDYNGNERINRVGVKSISSQGSGTVVETVTDTAKKPPGSCKANNWCTDTVDLFLPDSSHTMTGAELYKARILNPNYQ; from the coding sequence GTGAAAGGGGAGATTCTCGTGTACCGGAAATGGAACAAATGGAGCATACCGATGGTCACGGCTATCTTGCTGGGCGCGTCGGGATGCGGAGGACCCATCGCGACCGGAAAATCGGGCATGAAGGAGTATGCGATTGCCGTTACCGATCAGGGATCGGATCAGATCAAGGTTTTTGACCCTAAGAAGGCGGATTGGAACGCCAAGAATGCCCTCCAGTGGTCCTGGGCTCCGACAGCCGCCAACGGATTCGACGGACTTCTATCCGCATGGGGCCTGCCGACGGATGCAAAGGTGAGGAAGAACGACAAATGGGGCGGGGAATGGATGGTGGTGACCGATTCCAAAGGATTGGCCGCCGTCATTCCGTATCCTAAATCGGACCGCATGAAATGGGCGCTGGACGTAGGAGGCAATCCTCACTCGGCGGAGCTTCTCCCGAACGGCAACATCGCGGTCGCGGCCAGCACCGGGGGCTGGGTGCGTGTGTACGCGTCTTCCCAAGGACCGGCAGCCAAGCAGTATACGGAATATGGCCTTTCCTCCGCCCATGCGGTCCTATGGGATCCGGGGATGGAGGGGCTTTGGACGGCAGGGAAGGACTACCTGGTCGCCCTGCAGGTAGAGGGGACGGACGCTGAGCCGGTTATCAAGGAGAAGCTCAAGATCGAGCTGCCGACCAAGAACGCCCATGCCGTCGAGCCGGTTTACGGGGATCCCGATAAGCTGTGGGTGGTTACGGGTTCGAAGGTGTATCAATATTCGAAATCGAACAGAGAGTTCAAGTTGGATTATAATGGGAATGAAAGAATCAACCGTGTCGGTGTGAAATCGATCAGCAGCCAAGGGTCGGGTACCGTGGTGGAGACGGTGACGGACACGGCGAAGAAGCCGCCCGGTTCATGCAAGGCCAACAACTGGTGTACCGATACCGTTGATTTGTTCCTGCCCGATTCGTCGCATACGATGACGGGGGCCGAGCTGTATAAGGCACGGATCCTGAATCCGAATTATCAATAA
- a CDS encoding cache domain-containing sensor histidine kinase, with amino-acid sequence MRAAFFRNHSIRWQLIAVGTAILLFMFAAGVWGYNEILNITFKRNSEYTTEILATIRQNISSNADSINRILPNIAYNEQVQEYLLEDDRLRQYEMYNKIEKLLVNLQSMKQGILGVVLVGRGTSSYNCVGCRDYIPFPEIPERTSSYYTGVQYSPYYKNYVLYVGVPVYDNRQTATVEQKIGYAVMALSLNAIVPSVDSVSSKISGSFYVLDRNLVIASSNDPKKLGEKPGPELETILLQGARSDSFRRDGEELIVHSEPIPGIGGRIVSVLPESELFQGLEEVQRLLLGMFVLLIAVMYVLYITITRNMLVPIQTFIAFIHKLRSAGLDHFHKRVPIEGYAEINILARQFNSLLDEIDDLTAKLVDSKTHIYELQLHKKQAELQYLKNQINPHFLYNTLETIKGIAYVKKVPEIRDMTDALSRVFRYSIKGEEEVQVRDELHIIKAYISIQQVRFGDRFDVRYEFPEPCLDVMILKMIMQPLVENAVFHGIEPSLERSVLTVGCRMENKRDLLLWVTDDGVGMEPAEREALTAGLEAANGEIPRAASQPHIGLRNVNNRIKYAYGPEYGIASIDSAPGRGTKVTVKVPAKGDSRVQSFAG; translated from the coding sequence ATGCGGGCTGCGTTTTTCCGGAATCATTCCATTCGATGGCAGCTGATTGCGGTCGGAACGGCCATTTTGCTGTTTATGTTCGCGGCGGGCGTGTGGGGGTATAACGAGATTCTGAACATCACCTTTAAACGTAACAGCGAGTACACGACAGAAATTTTGGCGACGATCCGGCAAAATATTTCTTCGAACGCCGACTCTATCAACCGGATTCTGCCCAACATCGCTTACAACGAGCAGGTGCAGGAATATTTGCTGGAAGACGACAGGTTGCGCCAATACGAGATGTATAACAAGATTGAGAAGCTGCTGGTCAACCTGCAATCGATGAAGCAGGGGATTCTCGGCGTCGTGCTGGTGGGGCGGGGCACGAGTTCCTACAACTGCGTCGGCTGCCGTGACTATATTCCCTTCCCCGAGATCCCCGAACGAACAAGCTCCTATTATACCGGCGTGCAGTATTCCCCCTATTACAAGAATTACGTCCTATACGTGGGCGTTCCGGTTTACGACAACCGGCAAACGGCCACGGTCGAGCAAAAAATCGGATATGCGGTTATGGCGCTCAGTCTTAATGCCATCGTTCCGTCTGTAGATTCGGTCTCCAGTAAAATTTCGGGCAGCTTCTACGTGCTGGACCGAAATCTCGTCATTGCCTCCAGCAACGATCCGAAGAAGCTAGGCGAGAAGCCGGGGCCTGAGCTGGAAACCATCCTTCTCCAAGGGGCGAGATCCGACTCGTTCCGCCGGGATGGAGAAGAGCTCATCGTCCACTCGGAACCGATTCCCGGAATCGGAGGCCGCATCGTCAGCGTGCTGCCGGAAAGTGAACTGTTCCAGGGACTGGAGGAGGTGCAACGGCTTCTGCTCGGCATGTTCGTCTTGCTGATCGCCGTTATGTATGTGCTGTACATCACCATCACCCGCAATATGCTGGTGCCCATCCAAACGTTTATCGCCTTCATTCACAAGCTACGTTCCGCGGGCCTGGATCATTTCCATAAGCGGGTCCCGATAGAGGGCTATGCGGAAATCAATATTTTGGCCCGCCAGTTCAATTCCCTGCTCGACGAGATCGACGATTTAACCGCCAAGCTGGTGGATTCCAAGACGCATATTTATGAGCTCCAGCTTCACAAGAAGCAAGCCGAGCTTCAGTATTTGAAGAATCAGATCAATCCCCATTTTCTGTATAATACGCTGGAGACAATCAAAGGCATCGCCTATGTAAAGAAAGTGCCGGAAATTCGCGACATGACGGACGCCCTCAGCCGGGTTTTCCGCTACAGCATCAAGGGTGAGGAGGAGGTTCAGGTACGGGATGAGCTCCATATCATTAAAGCCTACATAAGCATTCAGCAGGTTAGATTCGGGGACCGGTTTGACGTTCGCTACGAGTTCCCCGAGCCTTGTCTTGACGTGATGATCCTTAAGATGATTATGCAGCCGCTTGTGGAGAATGCGGTTTTTCACGGCATCGAACCAAGTTTAGAACGGTCGGTCCTGACGGTAGGCTGCCGAATGGAAAACAAACGCGATTTGCTGCTTTGGGTGACGGACGACGGTGTGGGAATGGAGCCTGCCGAACGGGAAGCCCTCACCGCGGGCCTGGAGGCAGCGAACGGCGAGATACCAAGAGCGGCTTCCCAGCCCCATATCGGCCTTCGCAATGTGAATAACCGGATCAAGTACGCTTACGGACCCGAGTACGGGATTGCTTCGATCGACAGCGCTCCCGGGCGCGGGACGAAGGTGACGGTCAAAGTTCCGGCAAAGGGGGATAGCCGTGTACAAAGTTTTGCTGGTTGA
- a CDS encoding ArsR/SmtB family transcription factor, giving the protein MKEKIFGALAEPNRFSIVELLREGPLTVGEIAEQLGLQQPQASKHLRVLSEAGLVEVQPSANRRIYKLRSQSLIELGDWLESFRSVWDERFGYLDEYLRGLLGEK; this is encoded by the coding sequence ATGAAGGAGAAAATTTTCGGCGCTTTGGCCGAGCCGAACCGGTTCAGCATCGTGGAGCTTCTCCGGGAGGGTCCCCTCACCGTGGGGGAAATCGCCGAGCAGCTCGGGCTGCAGCAGCCCCAGGCTTCCAAGCATCTTCGGGTGCTGAGTGAGGCGGGGCTCGTGGAGGTGCAGCCCTCCGCCAACCGGCGTATTTACAAGCTGCGCTCCCAGTCGCTTATCGAGCTGGGAGACTGGCTGGAGTCGTTCCGCTCCGTGTGGGATGAACGCTTCGGCTACCTGGATGAGTACCTGCGCGGTCTTTTGGGGGAGAAGTAG
- a CDS encoding response regulator transcription factor, with amino-acid sequence MYKVLLVDDEKWIVESLKGTVDWRALGYEVVGEAYNGRDALDKMARMHPDVAFIDIRMPGMNGIELIRQVSALGYPVLCIIASGYAEFDYARQAMQHGAVDYCLKPFDREEIERVLDNVKPKMAQATLLLQAELLNAMNGEEGDSSLSHPSVDQAFTRLAGPGWEEEGGMAAVAVQGGGGEWIAEEGMGASLPIGRGKTVYFVNLRHLSLVKERFAAPALPHPTGVGISRPFVEVRQIRARVEAADLASYQFFLTGAKLADEADAPTEDALDREGVHDLTESLVRRDGGRAELALERISTRFQAGLGTIRQAFYLYNLVLSFVYSTGKQGDGGEPYLQDYNELVSVYGTVGRMLKSLRSIVAAGHAAFPDIEDETQGEKLLRRIIRYVEGHFRERLSVQEISKQFGIHPNYLSHLFKKEMQVNFTKYLTDIRMEHAARVLVQTSLPVGEVAEQSGYDDYFYFAKLFKKHTGKTPSEYRVGRSTDPNLP; translated from the coding sequence GTGTACAAAGTTTTGCTGGTTGACGATGAGAAGTGGATCGTGGAAAGCCTGAAAGGCACGGTCGATTGGCGTGCGCTTGGTTATGAAGTCGTCGGCGAGGCGTATAACGGAAGGGATGCCTTGGATAAAATGGCGCGGATGCACCCTGATGTCGCCTTTATCGATATCCGCATGCCCGGGATGAACGGAATCGAGCTGATCCGGCAGGTGAGTGCCCTTGGCTATCCGGTGCTCTGCATCATCGCAAGCGGGTATGCGGAGTTTGATTATGCCAGGCAGGCCATGCAGCACGGCGCGGTCGATTACTGCTTGAAGCCGTTCGACCGGGAAGAGATCGAGAGGGTACTGGATAACGTCAAACCGAAAATGGCTCAAGCAACCCTTCTGCTTCAGGCGGAGCTGCTGAATGCCATGAATGGGGAGGAGGGAGATTCGTCCCTCTCCCATCCGTCTGTCGACCAGGCTTTCACCCGGCTGGCGGGCCCGGGCTGGGAAGAGGAGGGGGGAATGGCGGCTGTTGCCGTCCAGGGCGGAGGAGGAGAATGGATTGCCGAAGAGGGCATGGGGGCATCGCTTCCCATTGGGCGAGGAAAGACGGTTTACTTCGTCAACCTTCGGCATTTGTCCTTGGTGAAGGAGCGGTTTGCCGCGCCGGCCCTGCCGCATCCTACGGGGGTTGGCATCAGCCGCCCTTTCGTCGAGGTCAGGCAGATCCGGGCCCGGGTGGAAGCCGCCGACCTTGCCTCCTACCAGTTTTTCCTGACAGGAGCGAAGCTGGCGGACGAGGCGGATGCGCCCACGGAAGACGCCTTAGACAGGGAAGGTGTACACGACTTGACCGAGTCGCTGGTGCGGCGGGATGGGGGAAGAGCGGAGCTAGCCTTGGAGCGGATTTCCACACGCTTTCAGGCAGGCCTTGGCACGATACGTCAAGCCTTCTACCTGTACAATCTTGTGTTGTCGTTCGTTTACAGTACCGGCAAACAGGGGGACGGCGGAGAGCCGTATTTGCAGGATTACAACGAGCTGGTGTCGGTGTATGGAACAGTCGGACGAATGCTCAAGTCCTTGCGTTCGATAGTGGCAGCCGGCCACGCCGCTTTTCCAGATATAGAGGATGAAACCCAAGGGGAGAAGCTGCTTCGGCGAATCATCCGGTATGTCGAGGGGCATTTCCGCGAACGTCTGTCGGTTCAGGAAATCTCCAAGCAGTTTGGCATCCATCCGAATTATTTAAGCCATCTGTTCAAAAAAGAAATGCAGGTCAATTTCACCAAATATTTAACCGACATCCGCATGGAGCATGCGGCCCGGGTGCTGGTTCAGACGAGCCTGCCGGTCGGCGAGGTGGCCGAGCAGTCGGGATATGACGATTATTTTTACTTCGCGAAGCTGTTTAAGAAGCATACGGGCAAAACGCCGAGTGAGTATCGCGTAGGGCGATCCACCGATCCAAATCTGCCGTAA
- a CDS encoding ABC transporter permease yields MRTKTGLIKRMVEYKYMYLLVLPLAAYYVVFDYGPMYGIILAFKEFNFSKGIMGSPWIGLANFKEVFELDEFWLAFRNTIIISFGRLIFEFPVPIVVALLINEVRRAGVKKFYQVVYTFPHFLSWVIVSGIMVNFLGTFGVLNQLLELVGLQKINLLVDPSHFRSLIYTSSLWKDMGWGTIIYLAAIAGINPSLYEAAAIDGAGRFQQMQHITWPALKGTVVILLILQVGRTMSSGGGGFDQIFNLYNPAVYEKADILDTYIYRRTFALGSSYGTSTAVGLFKSVINCVLLVMTNRLAKRWGQEGIY; encoded by the coding sequence GTGAGAACCAAGACGGGTTTGATTAAGCGGATGGTCGAGTACAAGTATATGTATCTCCTTGTCCTGCCTCTCGCAGCTTATTATGTCGTGTTTGATTACGGTCCGATGTACGGCATCATCCTTGCCTTTAAGGAGTTCAACTTTTCCAAAGGGATTATGGGGAGTCCTTGGATCGGACTGGCGAACTTCAAGGAAGTCTTCGAGCTGGATGAATTTTGGCTGGCTTTCCGCAATACGATCATCATCTCCTTCGGCAGGCTTATCTTCGAATTTCCCGTTCCCATCGTTGTCGCTCTGTTGATCAATGAAGTGAGACGTGCCGGGGTGAAAAAGTTCTATCAGGTCGTTTATACCTTCCCGCACTTTCTCTCCTGGGTCATCGTAAGCGGAATCATGGTCAACTTCCTCGGGACATTCGGCGTGCTCAACCAGCTGCTGGAGCTGGTCGGCCTTCAAAAAATCAACCTGCTGGTCGATCCGTCGCATTTCCGCAGCCTGATCTATACCAGCAGTCTATGGAAGGATATGGGGTGGGGGACCATCATTTATTTGGCGGCAATTGCGGGAATCAACCCGTCTCTGTATGAAGCCGCCGCCATCGACGGAGCGGGCCGGTTCCAGCAAATGCAGCACATCACGTGGCCTGCCCTCAAGGGGACCGTCGTCATCCTGCTCATTCTTCAGGTCGGCCGCACCATGAGCTCGGGCGGGGGCGGCTTCGATCAGATTTTTAACCTCTACAATCCGGCGGTGTATGAGAAGGCGGACATTCTGGATACGTACATTTACCGGCGCACCTTCGCGCTTGGCTCCAGCTACGGAACCTCGACGGCCGTCGGATTGTTCAAGTCCGTCATCAACTGCGTCCTGCTTGTGATGACGAACCGGCTCGCGAAACGCTGGGGACAGGAAGGGATCTATTGA
- a CDS encoding HAD family hydrolase, translating into MKAIKGVLFDLDNTLLDRTETFRRFTEELAGAYWGHIGAEEREELVKKVILLDEDGYRNKEELFSELTETMPWQKVPSLEELMAFYRREYVRKAVLMKDALSVLDGFRTRYKVGLVTNGRTDIQYGKLDQTGLRHRFDAILVSEEAGLRKPDPAIFLRAASLLRLTPEECVFVGDHPVNDIAGAAEAGMQTAWLRVNQPWRDEIRTAPGAVLTELKELCRLL; encoded by the coding sequence ATGAAAGCGATCAAAGGAGTGCTTTTTGACCTGGACAACACTCTGCTGGACCGGACGGAAACGTTCCGCCGGTTTACCGAAGAATTGGCGGGAGCGTACTGGGGGCATATCGGTGCGGAAGAACGCGAGGAGCTCGTTAAGAAAGTTATCCTCCTCGATGAGGACGGTTACCGGAACAAGGAGGAGTTGTTCTCGGAGCTTACGGAGACAATGCCGTGGCAAAAGGTTCCCTCCTTAGAAGAGCTTATGGCCTTCTATCGGAGAGAGTATGTCCGGAAGGCGGTCCTCATGAAGGATGCCCTTTCCGTGCTGGACGGCTTCCGGACCCGGTACAAGGTCGGACTGGTCACCAACGGCCGCACGGACATCCAGTACGGCAAGCTGGATCAGACGGGACTCCGGCACCGGTTCGACGCCATTCTGGTTTCCGAAGAAGCGGGACTGCGCAAGCCGGACCCGGCAATTTTCCTGAGGGCCGCCTCCCTGCTTCGGCTCACTCCAGAAGAGTGCGTCTTCGTTGGAGACCACCCGGTCAACGATATAGCAGGAGCGGCGGAAGCCGGCATGCAGACGGCTTGGCTGCGGGTAAACCAGCCGTGGCGGGACGAGATCCGGACGGCTCCGGGAGCTGTCCTGACAGAATTAAAGGAGCTCTGCCGGCTTTTGTGA
- a CDS encoding sugar phosphate isomerase/epimerase family protein: MNKDREGAATGKRSDPHAWPVGSSYRLETAVQVEEDLAALAQAGVRYLELAWIAKAFDMFDPVRERECEAIIQKARSRGLEIWTLHLPYGTDWDVSALDPAQRGQAMKRHLRLLSLSERWGIRTAVLHPSWEPIPDSERRERLTSCKGSLAQLAEEAAKHGVRLAVECLPRTCLGNTSAEMAELLSSSAKLGICCDVNHLLQETPQSFIRKLGSRIYTVHISDNDGADERHWMPGRGIIDWKEVLHALAEQGYDGPFLFEIRQPVPSELTACWERLLTAYSEAQGN; encoded by the coding sequence ATGAATAAGGACAGAGAAGGAGCGGCAACCGGGAAGCGGTCGGATCCTCATGCATGGCCGGTCGGTTCGTCTTACCGGCTGGAAACGGCCGTTCAGGTGGAGGAGGATCTGGCGGCGTTGGCCCAAGCGGGTGTCCGTTATCTCGAATTGGCCTGGATCGCCAAAGCATTCGATATGTTCGACCCCGTTAGGGAGCGGGAATGCGAAGCCATTATTCAAAAAGCCCGCAGCCGCGGGCTCGAGATCTGGACGCTTCATCTGCCGTACGGCACCGACTGGGATGTGTCCGCTCTCGATCCGGCACAGAGGGGGCAGGCGATGAAGCGGCATCTTCGGCTGCTTTCTTTGTCAGAACGGTGGGGGATCCGCACAGCTGTGCTCCATCCCAGCTGGGAGCCTATCCCCGATTCGGAACGTAGAGAACGGCTTACTTCCTGTAAGGGATCGCTTGCGCAGCTCGCGGAGGAAGCCGCTAAGCACGGTGTCCGGCTTGCCGTCGAGTGCCTGCCGCGCACCTGCCTTGGTAATACCTCGGCGGAGATGGCCGAGCTGCTGTCTTCGAGCGCCAAGCTCGGGATTTGCTGCGACGTGAACCATCTGCTGCAGGAAACCCCGCAGTCGTTTATCCGGAAGCTGGGCAGCCGAATTTATACGGTGCACATTTCAGATAACGACGGGGCGGACGAAAGGCACTGGATGCCCGGCAGAGGCATCATCGATTGGAAGGAGGTCCTCCATGCGCTGGCGGAGCAGGGCTACGATGGACCGTTTCTATTCGAAATCCGCCAGCCCGTGCCATCGGAGCTGACCGCATGCTGGGAAAGGCTGCTTACCGCTTATTCCGAAGCACAGGGGAATTAG
- a CDS encoding type 2 periplasmic-binding domain-containing protein produces the protein MFSSKRLGAAIVSIALAATAVAGCGGTESTGTPSPAGTAKGSEGKASDNSKKLDISVSFFNIGSAFPDRNSDPFLKFLQDKFNVNIVDKVISYADYKEKYQLWAASGDLPDIFSDDVVNTDQYYSRIKQGIIRPLPSDLSKYPNVQKVLQQDDTKGLTVDGKFYMIPRLTYQNTDQWAIERAVVVRKDWMEKLGLKDPVTYDDYLNLFKAFALKDPDGNGKDDTVGLTFRTSTFLLPLAGGTFPNVINGSWVKENGRYLPYYASDKMKDVVKQLRQLYTEKAIDQDFAIMKPNDGFDKFGQGKVGALGVQGTANALNSLKNSWNKYNKDTKLEDVIKIIPISWAAADGNRYRYSAVTFWSESYFSSKVDDEKMDRILQIYNWLLSDEFMTFKRYGFEGKDYKKEGDKFVITRDQDSSGKYKSLGSLYPSFGGLFGALAAWGQWLEMEDNPVNKVNYGEQLWSLSNNMYKSSVASLKPVPSNFKVELLYTPAKAKLSAVNPTEDIIKVILGKEDPVSMWDTIVKGYNGKGLQQAIKEVNEEVQKQGLDK, from the coding sequence ATGTTCAGCTCCAAACGATTGGGCGCTGCGATCGTTTCGATCGCTCTGGCCGCTACGGCGGTCGCAGGCTGCGGGGGTACAGAATCTACCGGTACGCCTTCGCCCGCCGGGACGGCCAAAGGCAGCGAAGGGAAGGCTTCGGATAACAGCAAGAAGCTTGACATCTCCGTCTCCTTCTTCAACATCGGCTCCGCCTTTCCCGACCGCAATTCGGACCCTTTCCTGAAGTTCCTTCAGGACAAATTCAATGTCAACATCGTCGACAAGGTGATCAGCTACGCCGATTATAAGGAGAAATACCAGCTTTGGGCCGCCTCGGGCGATCTCCCGGACATTTTCAGCGATGATGTCGTCAACACCGACCAGTACTATTCGAGAATCAAACAGGGGATCATTCGGCCGCTTCCGTCCGACCTCAGCAAATATCCGAATGTCCAGAAGGTGCTTCAGCAGGACGATACGAAGGGATTGACGGTGGACGGAAAATTTTACATGATCCCCCGTCTGACGTATCAGAATACCGACCAGTGGGCCATTGAGCGCGCGGTCGTGGTCCGCAAGGACTGGATGGAGAAGCTGGGCCTTAAAGACCCCGTCACCTATGACGATTACTTGAACCTGTTTAAAGCGTTTGCGTTAAAGGATCCGGACGGAAACGGCAAGGACGACACGGTAGGCTTGACGTTCCGAACAAGCACTTTCCTGCTGCCGCTTGCCGGCGGGACGTTCCCGAATGTCATCAATGGCTCCTGGGTGAAAGAAAACGGCCGTTACCTTCCTTATTACGCATCAGACAAAATGAAGGACGTCGTCAAGCAGCTTCGCCAGCTGTATACCGAGAAGGCGATCGACCAGGACTTCGCGATCATGAAGCCGAACGACGGCTTCGATAAGTTCGGGCAAGGCAAGGTGGGGGCGCTCGGCGTTCAAGGGACGGCGAATGCTCTGAACAGCTTGAAAAACTCATGGAACAAGTACAACAAGGACACGAAGCTGGAGGATGTCATCAAAATCATTCCGATTTCCTGGGCTGCCGCCGACGGGAACCGTTACCGGTATTCGGCCGTCACGTTCTGGTCGGAAAGCTACTTCAGCTCCAAGGTCGACGATGAGAAAATGGACCGCATTCTCCAAATCTATAACTGGCTGCTGTCGGACGAATTCATGACCTTTAAACGGTACGGCTTCGAAGGCAAGGATTACAAGAAGGAAGGAGACAAATTCGTCATTACCCGCGATCAGGATTCCAGCGGGAAGTACAAGTCGCTCGGCTCGCTCTACCCATCCTTTGGCGGCTTGTTCGGCGCTCTGGCGGCTTGGGGCCAGTGGCTGGAAATGGAGGATAACCCGGTCAACAAGGTGAACTACGGGGAGCAGCTGTGGTCCCTTTCCAACAACATGTACAAAAGCAGTGTCGCCAGCCTGAAGCCGGTTCCATCCAATTTCAAAGTCGAGCTGCTCTATACGCCGGCCAAGGCCAAATTGAGTGCCGTCAATCCGACGGAAGACATCATTAAAGTCATTCTCGGCAAAGAAGATCCGGTGTCCATGTGGGACACTATCGTCAAAGGCTACAACGGGAAAGGCCTGCAGCAGGCGATTAAAGAAGTCAATGAAGAGGTGCAGAAGCAAGGACTCGATAAGTAA
- a CDS encoding DUF6528 family protein encodes MKEDRQPAGSHGAADRYYIAATDQASRRILVMDPAVDDWNEGQAEIWSWAPSGTNGFGRLLSAWGLPTDAKVYRSERWGGDWMVVTDSLGLAAIVPYPDGDSCKWGLSVGGNPHSAELLPNGNLAVAASTGGWVRVYASSQGPDAETFAEYAFPGAHGLVWDSRSRLLWAVGDHHLVSLSIEGSDSDPSIREIAKVPLPTPYGHDLQPVCGDDDRLWVSSGSRVYQFVLSTGMFLTDFPGSESASRQDVKTVGNQPSGQIVQTVPQAAGSLYEWTTDTVDFFQPDGKRLREGAAFYKARILLQKHWEKGDDQDE; translated from the coding sequence GTGAAGGAGGATAGGCAACCCGCCGGGAGCCATGGAGCTGCAGACCGTTATTACATAGCGGCGACGGATCAAGCTTCCCGGCGCATTCTTGTCATGGATCCGGCGGTAGACGATTGGAACGAAGGGCAGGCGGAAATCTGGTCATGGGCTCCATCCGGGACGAACGGCTTCGGCCGCTTATTGTCCGCCTGGGGGCTTCCGACGGATGCCAAGGTGTACCGCAGCGAACGCTGGGGCGGGGATTGGATGGTCGTGACCGACTCGCTGGGCCTCGCCGCCATTGTTCCTTACCCGGACGGAGACTCGTGTAAATGGGGGCTTTCGGTAGGTGGCAACCCGCATTCGGCGGAGCTTCTGCCGAACGGGAACCTGGCGGTCGCCGCGAGCACAGGCGGATGGGTGAGGGTGTATGCATCGTCCCAAGGGCCGGATGCGGAGACCTTCGCGGAGTATGCTTTTCCGGGCGCCCACGGCCTGGTCTGGGATTCGAGGAGCCGCCTGCTCTGGGCCGTTGGGGACCATCATCTGGTTTCCCTGAGTATCGAAGGGTCTGATTCCGACCCGTCTATCCGGGAAATCGCAAAAGTTCCGTTGCCTACCCCGTACGGTCATGACCTGCAGCCTGTCTGCGGGGATGACGACCGTCTCTGGGTCAGCTCGGGCAGCCGCGTTTATCAATTCGTCCTCTCGACAGGCATGTTCTTAACCGACTTCCCCGGCTCGGAGTCGGCCAGCCGACAAGACGTGAAGACAGTTGGCAACCAGCCTTCCGGCCAGATCGTGCAGACGGTTCCTCAAGCAGCGGGAAGCCTTTACGAGTGGACGACGGATACCGTTGATTTTTTTCAACCGGACGGGAAGAGGCTGCGGGAGGGGGCTGCCTTTTACAAGGCGCGTATCCTCCTGCAGAAGCATTGGGAAAAGGGAGATGATCAGGATGAATAA